Proteins found in one Bremerella volcania genomic segment:
- a CDS encoding acyl-CoA thioesterase, with protein MSQTFQTTRRVEFRDTDAAGIVHFSAFLIYMEQVEHEFLRSLGLSVHHQLEDTSMSWPRVSVDCDYRGPAKFEDVLDVSLTIARIGSRSVTYRFHFERDELTFAEGTMTAVCCQVRPGHAPKSMEIPEWFKEKLEPFVDQTATT; from the coding sequence ATGTCGCAAACCTTTCAAACGACCCGCCGCGTCGAATTCCGAGATACGGATGCTGCCGGCATCGTGCACTTTTCGGCCTTTCTGATTTACATGGAACAGGTCGAGCACGAATTCCTGCGTTCGCTGGGACTCAGCGTTCATCACCAGTTGGAAGACACGTCGATGAGCTGGCCCCGGGTATCTGTCGATTGCGACTACCGCGGCCCGGCCAAGTTCGAGGACGTGCTGGACGTTTCGCTGACCATTGCCCGGATCGGCTCGCGGAGCGTGACGTATCGTTTCCATTTCGAGCGTGACGAACTGACCTTCGCGGAAGGAACCATGACTGCCGTCTGCTGCCAGGTTCGTCCCGGTCACGCTCCCAAGAGCATGGAAATCCCCGAGTGGTTCAAAGAAAAACTAGAGCCCTTCGTCGATCAGACCGCCACCACCTAA
- the cysC gene encoding adenylyl-sulfate kinase has protein sequence MSENVDITWHDHHVSRADREKLNGHGGGVVWFTGLSGSGKSTVANAVDGKLHQMGIHTFLLDGDNVRHGLNASGKILEESYSPEFAQRFGLGFGAQDRAENIRRIGAVADLFCQAGVLVLTAFVSPYQADRDAVRRIVESSGSAGDFIEVFVDTPLAVCEQRDPKGLYKKARAGEIKGFTGIDNPYEAPAKPEVHLAGGDYSPDQLADQVIAELRKMRKLPQV, from the coding sequence ATGTCCGAAAACGTTGATATCACCTGGCACGACCACCACGTTTCCCGCGCCGATCGAGAAAAACTTAATGGACATGGAGGTGGCGTGGTTTGGTTCACCGGGCTGAGCGGAAGCGGCAAAAGCACCGTCGCAAACGCCGTCGACGGAAAGCTCCACCAGATGGGAATCCACACCTTCCTGCTCGATGGCGACAACGTACGCCACGGCTTGAATGCCAGCGGCAAGATTCTGGAAGAGAGTTATTCGCCGGAATTTGCCCAGCGCTTTGGGCTCGGGTTCGGAGCCCAGGATAGGGCGGAGAACATTCGCCGAATCGGCGCCGTCGCTGATCTCTTCTGCCAGGCAGGAGTCTTGGTGCTGACCGCATTCGTCAGTCCCTATCAGGCCGATCGTGACGCCGTGCGGCGAATTGTCGAGTCGAGCGGAAGTGCCGGCGATTTTATTGAGGTATTCGTCGATACGCCGCTAGCGGTATGCGAACAGCGCGATCCCAAGGGGCTGTATAAGAAAGCTCGGGCAGGCGAAATCAAAGGATTCACCGGCATCGACAATCCCTACGAAGCTCCGGCCAAACCTGAAGTTCACTTGGCCGGTGGAGATTACTCGCCGGATCAACTTGCCGATCAAGTCATCGCAGAGCTTCGAAAGATGAGAAAGCTGCCTCAGGTTTAA
- a CDS encoding ABC transporter permease — MNRWRLVLRSAQQFWQTNLAVLLGVAAATAVLTGALIIGDSVRGSLRDLALSRLGSIQEILLADRFFRPNVAEQISQHNANTTTVPIVLMQGTLQTVASKPDEPTKVAGNLAVLGIDEAFWKLGDVPGWTPTQISDDEIILNQPLADELGVKQGDLVTLRLPGGNDVPADSPLGRKTAETQSLPRLTVKAVIPAEGLGRFGMHPTQQLPLNAYASKAALQDALEQDDRVNAVLVSHPDGQTLDLSKLFLTLADYNFELTKVEQTFQQKTIYDYWQLTSSRMIFGNAAADAVERAFEGDAHPTFTYLATSIGVGEVPDGEDKSSIPYSTVTALQFSGLDYPLVDQDGKPIEKIGKNEIVLNSWTAEHLASAQAKKLQKANPDLSDEEAKQQSKLKPGDTIYLQYFAPESSHGVAQEIGRTFRLAAITPLTEPDQPFRRSRPPVFDKAPTTANDPDYTPVVKGITDQDSIDDWDPPFPYDNSRVDGDDEEYWDNYRTTPKAFVALETGQELWGSRFGEVTAFRFFGEQYTDEHALQTKIEDALASHRSELGFRLLTVRQDALRAAAGTTPFNVLFMGFSMFIIGSAIMLVSLLFRLGLEQRSQQIGLLQAVGLNRKVTQGLLMREAGLIALVGSIAGVIIGIGYAWLMLVGLRTWWLGAVVTPFLTLHLDNPSSLLIGLVSGSLVCLLTIFFGMRGLKKLSVRGLLQGSTTDTQITFGKPIRWAMFAGIACALGAVGLSFLAAGLGGEAQAGAFFGSGALVLTACLLLLWHMLRSGAGSGRESSFSLGQLALSNAARNPGRSTLTIGLIASAAFLIVAIGAFRLSPTDTGSGGMNLIAESSQPLYRDLNTPEGRLETGFSDEEDQQLKSTTILSLRVQPGDDASCLNLYQSNSPRVLGVTPSMMQYYAQSDVTHFDWVASAATSGESKWEVLAEKADGITEPIPVVLDNNTAMYALHLYGGIGEEFTTTEDDGRETRYVVAGLLSNCVFQGNLLISEANFLASYPDVSGYEMFLIRTPEGKEEEVRDILENRLADQGFDITSAEKILTSLLAVQNTYLSTFQSLGALGLLLGTFGLAAVQLRTILERRSELALLRAAGFSDGRLYSLVMRETMVLLLGGLATGVISALVTVVPHMVFGNASIPFASLGGMLGVILVVGIVSSSLAVRSALKGNIVPALRGS; from the coding sequence ATGAATCGTTGGCGTTTGGTCCTGCGAAGTGCTCAGCAGTTCTGGCAAACCAACCTGGCCGTTCTGCTGGGTGTCGCCGCCGCGACGGCCGTACTCACCGGTGCCCTGATCATCGGCGACTCCGTCAGGGGTAGCCTTCGTGATTTGGCCTTATCTCGATTGGGCTCGATTCAAGAAATCCTCCTCGCCGATCGCTTCTTTCGCCCGAATGTCGCCGAGCAGATCTCGCAGCACAATGCAAACACCACCACCGTTCCGATCGTCCTCATGCAAGGCACCCTGCAAACGGTAGCCAGCAAGCCCGACGAGCCGACCAAGGTCGCCGGCAACCTGGCGGTACTGGGCATTGATGAGGCCTTTTGGAAACTGGGGGACGTCCCAGGCTGGACGCCCACCCAGATCAGTGACGACGAGATCATCCTCAACCAGCCGCTGGCCGATGAGCTAGGTGTGAAGCAGGGAGACCTCGTCACGCTGCGTCTGCCAGGCGGTAACGATGTACCAGCCGATAGTCCCCTGGGACGCAAGACGGCGGAAACGCAAAGCCTGCCGCGATTGACCGTAAAAGCGGTGATTCCGGCCGAAGGACTCGGGCGTTTCGGCATGCATCCCACGCAGCAGTTGCCGCTCAATGCGTATGCCTCGAAGGCCGCCCTGCAAGATGCTTTGGAACAAGACGATCGCGTCAACGCCGTCCTGGTGAGCCACCCCGATGGACAAACGCTCGATCTCAGCAAGCTGTTTCTGACGCTGGCCGACTACAACTTCGAACTGACGAAGGTCGAGCAAACGTTCCAGCAGAAAACGATCTACGACTATTGGCAACTGACCAGTAGCCGGATGATCTTTGGCAATGCCGCGGCGGATGCCGTCGAGAGAGCCTTCGAAGGAGATGCCCATCCGACGTTCACCTACCTGGCCACGTCGATCGGGGTCGGTGAAGTACCCGACGGGGAAGACAAGAGTTCCATCCCCTACTCCACCGTCACGGCCTTGCAGTTCAGCGGCCTCGACTACCCACTGGTTGATCAGGACGGCAAACCGATCGAAAAGATCGGCAAGAATGAAATCGTCCTTAACTCGTGGACGGCCGAGCACCTCGCCAGTGCCCAGGCCAAGAAGCTGCAGAAGGCCAACCCCGACCTGAGCGACGAAGAGGCAAAGCAGCAATCAAAACTGAAGCCAGGAGATACGATCTACCTGCAATATTTCGCGCCAGAAAGTTCGCATGGCGTGGCCCAGGAGATCGGTCGAACGTTTCGCCTGGCGGCGATCACGCCGCTGACCGAGCCGGATCAGCCCTTCCGCCGGAGTCGTCCGCCGGTGTTCGACAAGGCACCCACCACGGCAAACGATCCCGATTACACGCCGGTCGTGAAGGGAATCACCGATCAAGACTCGATCGACGACTGGGACCCTCCGTTTCCGTACGACAACTCGCGCGTCGATGGAGACGACGAAGAGTATTGGGACAACTACCGCACCACCCCCAAAGCGTTCGTCGCGCTCGAAACGGGGCAAGAGCTGTGGGGAAGCCGCTTCGGTGAAGTGACTGCGTTCCGCTTTTTCGGCGAACAGTACACCGACGAGCATGCCCTGCAAACGAAGATCGAAGACGCCTTGGCTTCGCATCGCAGCGAACTTGGTTTTCGCCTCTTAACGGTACGCCAGGATGCCCTGCGTGCCGCAGCCGGGACCACTCCGTTCAACGTGTTGTTCATGGGGTTCTCGATGTTCATTATCGGTTCGGCCATCATGCTGGTGTCGCTGCTGTTTCGCCTGGGGCTCGAACAGCGAAGCCAGCAGATCGGCCTGCTGCAAGCGGTCGGCCTCAACCGCAAGGTCACGCAGGGCCTTCTGATGCGCGAGGCCGGGCTGATTGCCCTGGTCGGTAGCATCGCCGGCGTGATCATCGGCATCGGCTATGCCTGGCTGATGCTGGTGGGGCTGCGAACGTGGTGGTTGGGGGCGGTCGTGACGCCGTTTCTGACGCTGCACCTGGATAACCCCAGCAGTCTACTGATCGGCCTGGTGAGCGGTTCGCTCGTTTGTCTGCTGACGATTTTCTTCGGCATGCGTGGTCTGAAGAAGCTTTCAGTACGGGGGCTGTTGCAGGGAAGCACCACCGATACGCAAATAACGTTCGGCAAGCCTATCCGCTGGGCCATGTTCGCCGGAATCGCTTGTGCGCTGGGTGCCGTTGGCCTGTCATTTCTCGCCGCTGGTCTCGGAGGGGAAGCCCAGGCCGGGGCGTTCTTCGGCTCTGGAGCATTGGTTCTGACTGCCTGCCTGCTGCTGCTTTGGCACATGCTGCGCAGCGGTGCCGGGTCAGGCCGCGAAAGTTCGTTTAGCCTCGGGCAACTGGCCCTGAGCAATGCGGCCCGTAACCCAGGCCGCAGCACGCTGACGATCGGCTTGATCGCGTCGGCCGCGTTCTTAATCGTGGCGATCGGGGCTTTCCGGCTTTCGCCGACCGACACCGGCTCGGGCGGGATGAATCTGATTGCGGAGAGTTCCCAGCCGCTGTACCGCGATCTCAACACGCCGGAAGGCCGCCTGGAGACAGGCTTCAGCGATGAGGAAGACCAACAACTAAAGTCGACCACGATTCTCTCCCTGAGGGTTCAACCCGGCGACGATGCCAGTTGTTTGAACCTCTACCAATCGAACAGTCCTCGCGTGCTGGGCGTGACGCCGAGCATGATGCAGTATTACGCCCAGTCCGATGTAACGCACTTCGACTGGGTCGCTTCGGCCGCGACCAGCGGCGAGTCGAAATGGGAAGTTCTAGCAGAAAAAGCCGATGGCATCACCGAGCCGATTCCCGTGGTGCTCGACAACAACACCGCCATGTATGCCTTGCACTTATATGGCGGCATCGGCGAAGAGTTCACCACCACCGAAGACGACGGCCGCGAGACGAGGTACGTTGTCGCGGGTTTGCTTTCCAATTGCGTCTTCCAAGGGAACTTGCTGATCAGCGAGGCCAACTTCCTAGCGAGTTACCCCGATGTGAGTGGCTACGAGATGTTCCTCATTCGCACGCCGGAAGGGAAAGAGGAAGAAGTTCGCGACATCCTGGAGAATCGCCTGGCAGACCAAGGTTTCGACATCACATCGGCTGAGAAGATTTTGACCAGCCTTCTAGCAGTGCAGAACACTTACCTGTCGACGTTCCAAAGCCTGGGGGCGCTCGGGCTACTGCTGGGAACGTTTGGCCTGGCAGCCGTGCAGCTGCGAACGATTCTCGAACGGCGGTCTGAACTGGCTTTGCTTCGCGCGGCCGGGTTCTCCGACGGCCGGCTTTACTCGCTGGTGATGCGCGAGACGATGGTTCTGCTGCTGGGCGGGCTGGCGACGGGGGTGATCTCGGCCTTGGTCACGGTCGTGCCGCATATGGTGTTTGGCAACGCGTCGATTCCCTTTGCTTCGCTGGGGGGCATGTTAGGTGTGATCCTGGTTGTCGGTATCGTCAGCAGTAGCTTGGCGGTCCGTTCGGCGTTGAAAGGGAATATTGTTCCGGCCCTGCGCGGGAGTTGA
- a CDS encoding BON domain-containing protein: MISSSMKDIRSRVVTALAACGNPRLRFIQVELDEEHENTVYLSGRVTSFYQKQLAQELVRSIDGDVQVRNNLRVDDSV; encoded by the coding sequence ATGATTAGTTCCTCGATGAAAGACATACGCTCGCGCGTCGTCACGGCGCTCGCGGCGTGTGGCAATCCCCGCCTCCGTTTCATTCAGGTTGAACTCGACGAAGAGCACGAGAACACGGTCTACCTCAGCGGTCGAGTGACCTCGTTCTATCAAAAGCAACTTGCCCAGGAACTAGTTCGTTCGATCGACGGCGACGTCCAGGTCCGCAACAATCTTCGAGTGGACGATTCCGTCTAA
- a CDS encoding prenyltransferase/squalene oxidase repeat-containing protein, with protein MLSYHEQLTLRLAAGIGELDQATRARHTQFLLAKQRVDGGFAGREGASDLYYTSFGLRSLAILGELHGEVAEKAAAFLQTKLSGHEGVVDFLSLIYGAKLLETAAGIDIFAGASSDWRRSVADTLNSLRRKDGGYAKGPEGMASSTYHTFLVLLCLQLIEQPIPQPEAMVTFLLSQQAEDGGFREIRASKRAGTNPTAAAIGALRILDSLTEEIIEGTLDFLVEMQNDEGGLRANTRIPIADVLSTFTGMLTLTDLDALHEIETEDALTYVRGLEQDTGGFFGAAWDEVADVEYTFYGLGSLALLHVPNDFTLE; from the coding sequence ATGCTTTCCTACCACGAACAACTCACGCTGCGACTAGCCGCCGGCATCGGCGAACTCGACCAGGCGACCCGCGCGCGGCACACCCAGTTTCTGTTGGCCAAGCAGAGGGTCGATGGGGGCTTTGCCGGCCGGGAAGGTGCCAGTGACCTGTATTACACCAGCTTCGGCCTACGAAGCCTGGCCATCCTGGGCGAGCTGCATGGGGAAGTCGCCGAGAAGGCTGCGGCGTTCCTGCAAACCAAGCTGTCGGGGCACGAAGGGGTCGTCGATTTTCTTTCGCTGATCTACGGAGCGAAGCTGCTAGAAACGGCCGCGGGGATCGATATCTTCGCCGGTGCTTCATCCGACTGGCGGCGAAGTGTCGCGGATACGCTGAACTCCTTGCGTCGAAAAGATGGCGGCTATGCCAAGGGTCCCGAAGGGATGGCCAGCAGCACGTACCACACGTTTCTAGTGCTTTTATGCCTGCAACTGATCGAGCAACCGATCCCGCAGCCCGAAGCGATGGTCACGTTTCTGCTTTCGCAACAAGCGGAGGATGGCGGCTTTCGCGAGATCCGAGCCAGCAAAAGGGCCGGCACCAATCCGACGGCCGCCGCGATCGGGGCGCTGCGGATCCTCGATAGCCTGACCGAAGAGATTATCGAAGGAACGCTCGACTTTCTGGTCGAGATGCAAAACGATGAAGGGGGACTGCGTGCGAACACCCGCATTCCCATCGCCGATGTGCTGAGCACGTTCACCGGCATGCTGACCCTGACCGATCTGGATGCCCTGCACGAGATTGAAACGGAAGACGCGCTGACCTACGTGCGCGGCCTCGAGCAAGACACCGGCGGCTTCTTCGGAGCGGCCTGGGACGAGGTGGCCGACGTGGAATACACGTTCTACGGACTGGGCAGCCTCGCCCTGCTGCACGTACCCAACGACTTCACCCTGGAATGA
- the waaF gene encoding lipopolysaccharide heptosyltransferase II, with translation MDGTRNIAVVLPNWIGDVVMATPTLRAIREGLKTGDRLVGIMRPYVQDVLAGTSFLDDVILWSKKAKEPSQRFLNVASTLRRQGFDQAILLPNSISSAGLVYLGGVKQRIGYRRYGRGPLLTHALDPPTENGERIPVSAVDYYLSLAELAGYEVRSRHCELGYTDIDDLRAQVLWRQYRFFERRVIVFNTGGAYGGAKHWPADYYAALARRLVEDPRNAVLLICGPSERETVAQIEREVNHPFVRSLAEEDPSIGLSKAVINMASLMITTDSGPRHFAAAFQVPAVAIFGPTDPRWAENYNPYEIILSADADCAPCAQRECPLKHHRCMRDLAVNDVLLAAQRQLDWQADQSRAA, from the coding sequence ATGGATGGCACACGAAACATTGCGGTCGTTTTACCCAATTGGATCGGCGACGTGGTCATGGCCACGCCGACCCTGCGCGCCATTCGCGAAGGGCTGAAGACAGGCGATCGCCTGGTCGGCATCATGCGTCCCTACGTGCAGGATGTGCTCGCCGGCACCAGTTTCCTGGACGACGTGATCCTGTGGAGCAAAAAGGCGAAGGAGCCGAGTCAGCGGTTTTTGAACGTCGCATCGACGCTGCGTCGGCAAGGCTTCGATCAGGCCATTCTGCTACCCAACTCGATCAGTTCGGCAGGGCTCGTCTACCTGGGCGGGGTCAAACAGCGCATCGGTTACCGCCGCTACGGCCGCGGTCCTCTCCTGACGCATGCGTTGGATCCACCGACGGAAAACGGCGAGCGAATCCCGGTATCGGCCGTCGACTATTATCTTTCGCTGGCCGAACTGGCCGGCTATGAGGTTCGTTCGCGTCACTGCGAACTGGGCTACACCGACATCGACGACCTGCGGGCCCAGGTCCTATGGCGACAGTATCGTTTCTTCGAGCGCCGCGTGATCGTGTTTAACACCGGCGGAGCCTACGGCGGCGCGAAGCACTGGCCGGCGGACTACTACGCGGCTCTGGCTCGTCGATTGGTCGAAGACCCACGCAACGCGGTGCTGTTGATTTGTGGCCCCAGCGAGCGCGAAACGGTGGCTCAGATCGAGCGGGAAGTGAATCACCCGTTCGTCCGAAGTTTGGCCGAAGAAGATCCAAGCATTGGCCTGAGCAAAGCGGTGATCAATATGGCCTCGCTGATGATCACGACCGATTCGGGGCCGCGACACTTCGCAGCGGCATTCCAAGTACCAGCGGTCGCCATCTTTGGCCCGACCGATCCACGCTGGGCCGAGAACTACAACCCGTACGAGATCATCCTCTCGGCCGACGCCGACTGTGCACCATGTGCCCAGCGAGAGTGCCCATTGAAGCATCATCGCTGCATGCGAGACCTGGCGGTGAATGACGTTCTGCTTGCTGCCCAGCGACAACTCGACTGGCAAGCCGATCAATCGCGCGCGGCCTAA
- a CDS encoding amidohydrolase — protein sequence MNESSLSPQSQMEAIDLQMAHLWMVRTFLKHAEETEEDEELQQVARTLYDYMLALGPAVQANDPATYLKQAKKKFSKLRKACELFEEIQPEISDHTNFKMAAVSCRQVINQVEAILSASSY from the coding sequence ATGAATGAGTCGTCTCTTTCGCCGCAGTCCCAGATGGAGGCCATCGATTTGCAGATGGCCCATCTGTGGATGGTGCGTACGTTCCTCAAGCATGCCGAGGAAACGGAAGAAGACGAAGAGCTGCAGCAAGTGGCCCGAACGCTGTACGACTACATGCTGGCGCTCGGTCCGGCGGTTCAAGCGAACGATCCGGCCACCTATCTGAAGCAAGCGAAGAAGAAGTTCAGCAAGCTTCGTAAAGCGTGTGAACTGTTCGAGGAGATCCAGCCTGAGATCTCCGACCACACGAACTTCAAAATGGCGGCGGTCAGTTGTCGCCAGGTGATCAATCAGGTCGAAGCCATTCTGAGTGCTAGCAGCTACTAG
- the rfaE2 gene encoding D-glycero-beta-D-manno-heptose 1-phosphate adenylyltransferase, translating to MSLPPLLQAFKSMRPAKVLVLGDMILDRYTYGNAQRISQESPVIVLHADDQELRLGGAANVCNMLRGLDCHVVAAGVHGRDESGSQMVELAQQSGIDTRLIACDASRPTTLKERFVGRAGSRHPSQILRVDHEKTEAIGDWLVEKIYSGIENQIEDFDVILISDYAKGVCTPKLLQMVIQLANKHNIPTLVDPMRGHDYERYRGATLLKANRIETELASGVSLQTVADASAAGSQLCQQLDLKDVIVTLDRDGMALVSRDGSSCHFPTQARSVYDITGAGDMVLAMLGACLGSGLDRENSVRLANVAAGLEVEKSGVAVIPLAEIEAELRTDLLPGQKKIVTHEQIASIAEEHRRRGEKIVFTNGCFDLLHFGHVTNLTEASKMGEVLVVGLNSDASVSKLKGPTRPVISETERSAMLAALSCVDYVVVFGEDTPYDLIKAVRPDVLVKGGHYVPEEIPGYDILQEYGGEIRLVDIVGGFSTTDIIQKVAANETIRRTAA from the coding sequence GTGAGCCTCCCCCCGCTCTTGCAAGCGTTTAAATCGATGCGTCCCGCCAAGGTTCTGGTCTTGGGGGACATGATCCTCGATCGCTACACCTACGGCAACGCGCAGCGAATCAGCCAGGAATCGCCGGTCATCGTGCTGCATGCCGACGACCAGGAACTGCGTCTGGGCGGGGCAGCCAATGTTTGCAACATGCTGCGAGGGCTCGATTGCCACGTGGTTGCCGCTGGCGTGCACGGCCGTGACGAGTCTGGTAGCCAGATGGTGGAACTCGCCCAGCAGTCCGGCATCGATACGCGCCTGATTGCCTGCGATGCGTCGCGTCCCACCACGCTAAAAGAGCGATTCGTCGGCCGAGCCGGTTCGCGACACCCCAGCCAAATCTTACGCGTCGATCACGAAAAGACCGAAGCGATCGGCGACTGGCTTGTTGAGAAGATCTACTCCGGTATCGAGAATCAAATTGAAGACTTCGACGTCATACTGATTTCTGACTATGCCAAGGGAGTCTGCACGCCAAAACTACTACAAATGGTCATCCAGTTGGCCAATAAGCACAACATTCCGACGTTGGTCGACCCGATGCGGGGGCACGACTACGAGCGTTACCGAGGCGCAACGCTACTCAAGGCCAATCGAATCGAAACCGAACTGGCCAGCGGCGTTTCGCTGCAGACCGTCGCCGACGCGTCTGCCGCCGGCAGCCAACTGTGCCAACAGTTGGACCTAAAGGACGTGATCGTGACCCTCGATCGAGACGGCATGGCCCTGGTCAGCCGGGATGGTTCGTCGTGTCATTTCCCCACCCAGGCCCGCAGCGTGTACGACATCACCGGAGCCGGCGACATGGTTCTGGCCATGCTGGGCGCTTGCCTGGGGAGCGGTTTGGATCGTGAGAATTCGGTTCGTCTGGCCAACGTCGCCGCCGGACTGGAAGTCGAAAAGTCGGGCGTCGCCGTGATTCCCCTGGCCGAGATCGAAGCCGAACTTCGCACCGACCTGCTGCCGGGTCAGAAGAAGATCGTCACGCACGAGCAAATTGCCTCGATCGCCGAAGAACATCGCCGCCGCGGCGAGAAGATCGTGTTCACCAACGGCTGCTTCGACCTGCTGCACTTCGGACACGTGACCAACCTGACCGAAGCCTCGAAGATGGGTGAAGTCCTGGTCGTGGGACTCAACAGCGACGCCAGCGTCTCGAAGCTGAAAGGGCCGACGCGACCGGTGATCAGCGAGACCGAACGCTCGGCGATGCTGGCCGCGCTATCGTGCGTGGACTACGTGGTGGTCTTCGGCGAAGACACGCCGTACGACCTGATCAAAGCGGTCCGACCTGACGTCCTGGTCAAGGGAGGGCATTACGTACCGGAAGAAATCCCGGGGTACGACATTCTGCAGGAATATGGCGGAGAGATTCGCCTGGTCGACATTGTCGGTGGTTTCTCGACGACCGACATCATTCAGAAGGTTGCGGCCAACGAAACCATTCGCCGCACGGCTGCCTAG
- a CDS encoding ABC transporter ATP-binding protein, translating to MADLEIKQLAKEYPTRAESLKVLREVSLSLSLGESTAILGPSGCGKSTLLYCIGTLEEPTSGSITLDGKDPFTLSEVDLARFRSENIGFIFQDHHLLPQLTVLENVLVPTLAGGKSTPQQIERAKMLIERVGLSQRIEHRSAELSGGERQRVAVARSLIHQPKLLLADEPTGNLDKTNAEAIGNLLLELQKEEQSILIVVTHSQELAAIFQQQYQLDDGKLQGQQPATHS from the coding sequence ATGGCAGACCTGGAAATCAAGCAGTTGGCCAAAGAGTACCCGACCCGGGCCGAATCCCTGAAAGTCCTGCGGGAGGTATCCCTCTCGCTTTCCCTAGGTGAAAGCACCGCGATCCTGGGGCCCAGCGGCTGCGGCAAGAGTACCCTGCTCTATTGCATCGGAACGCTCGAAGAACCCACCTCCGGCAGCATCACGCTCGATGGGAAAGATCCCTTCACGCTCAGCGAGGTCGACCTGGCCCGGTTTCGCAGTGAGAACATCGGCTTCATCTTCCAGGACCATCACCTGCTGCCGCAATTGACCGTGCTCGAAAACGTGCTCGTGCCGACCTTGGCCGGCGGCAAGTCGACGCCTCAGCAGATCGAACGGGCCAAGATGCTCATCGAGCGGGTAGGTCTCTCGCAGCGGATCGAACACCGCTCGGCGGAACTCTCCGGCGGTGAACGGCAACGGGTCGCCGTTGCCCGCAGTTTGATCCACCAGCCCAAGCTTCTGCTGGCCGACGAGCCTACCGGCAACCTCGACAAAACCAACGCCGAGGCGATCGGCAACCTGCTGCTGGAACTGCAGAAAGAAGAACAATCGATCTTGATCGTCGTCACGCACAGCCAGGAACTGGCCGCGATCTTCCAGCAGCAGTACCAACTGGACGACGGCAAGCTGCAAGGGCAGCAGCCAGCCACGCACTCGTAA
- the rpsR gene encoding 30S ribosomal protein S18: MRPANKTKARKRAKTKARVSKKDPIFVDGKRPRPMFVDYKDVELLKKLTNRHGRIVGRRKSGCTAVSQHAVTQAIKRARFMALLAYVKD, encoded by the coding sequence ATGAGACCAGCCAATAAGACCAAAGCCCGTAAGCGTGCCAAGACCAAAGCTCGTGTATCCAAAAAGGATCCGATCTTCGTCGATGGCAAGCGTCCGCGTCCGATGTTCGTGGACTACAAGGACGTGGAACTGCTCAAGAAGCTGACCAATCGTCACGGTCGTATTGTCGGTCGTCGCAAGAGCGGTTGCACCGCGGTCAGCCAACACGCCGTTACGCAGGCCATCAAACGTGCCCGCTTCATGGCCCTGTTGGCTTACGTCAAGGACTAG